In Trifolium pratense cultivar HEN17-A07 linkage group LG7, ARS_RC_1.1, whole genome shotgun sequence, a genomic segment contains:
- the LOC123896825 gene encoding BAHD acyltransferase BIA1-like, translating into MNDASTQNKTMEIKLEKLNTILIKPSKPTPSHLQTFKVSLLDQVCPNNHINGTFFYPNNNNNNNNHNHHFSDFSNKSKILQNSLSQTLSHFYPFAGHLHDDTTIHCNDNGVFFIESQTTTTLSEILTNPNFKTLECFPPTTEEKQNMLLLLRFTLFSCGSTAITISITHRIADTNTVISFLNTWTAITSGNEIVPLPDLTVAAALFPPREIPGMSSGSVKTSDAKFTTRRFIFKASKIEELKIKIKNKFEFHPSRVEVVLALIWKCALSAASTAVSGSKTTSFKPSILFQAMNLRTRMYIPENVVGTLAWPFWVTVEEESHVALDEMVKRMRKGVMDFIENKVERFKEEGGFKVVVENLKERVEILKRNNENEGSLVIYNSSSWCKFPVLEFDFGWGKPVWCCSVHINLGSNFIYLMDTKNGGGIEAFVTLVEDEMKLFQQNQELLHYAVLNPTTTLISTSKL; encoded by the coding sequence ATGAATGATGCTtcaacacaaaacaaaacaatggaGATTAAGCTCGAGAAATTAAACACAATACTCATAAAACCCTCAAAACCTACACCATCACATCTTCAAACTTTCAAAGTCTCATTACTAGATCAAGTTTGTCCTAATAATCATATCAACGGCACTTTCTTCTACccaaataacaataacaataacaataatcatAACCACCATTTTTCTGATTTttccaataaatcaaaaattctTCAAAACTCACTTTCTCAAACATTATCCCATTTTTACCCTTTCGCTGGCCATCTACATGACGACACCACCATTCACTGTAACGACAACGGCGTTTTCTTCATCGAATCACAAACAACCACCACTCTCTCCGAAATTCTCACCAATCCTAATTTCAAAACACTAGAATGCTTCCCCCCAACCACTGAGGAGAAACAAAATATGCTGTTACTACTCCGATTCACCTTGTTCAGTTGCGGTTCCACCGCAATTACCATCTCCATCACACACAGGATCGCTGACACCAACACAGTAATCAGTTTTCTCAACACTTGGACAGCAATCACCAGCGGAAATGAAATTGTTCCACTCCCTGATTTAACCGTCGCCGCTGCTCTTTTTCCTCCGAGAGAAATTCCCGGCATGTCTTCTGGTTCCGTTAAAACTTCCGATGCAAAATTCACTACTAGAAGATTCATTTTCAAAGCATCCAAAATAGAAGAACTAAAgataaaaatcaaaaacaaatttgaatttcatCCTTCTAGGGTAGAGGTTGTTCTAGCTCTGATTTGGAAATGTGCTCTTTCGGCGGCATCAACAGCAGTTTCTGGTtccaaaacgacgtcgtttaaGCCTTCGATTTTGTTCCAAGCAATGAACCTCCGTACACGGATGTACATACCAGAGAATGTAGTTGGGACCTTGGCTTGGCCGTTTTGGGTGACGGTTGAAGAAGAAAGCCACGTGGCATTAGATGAGATGGTGAAAAGAATGAGGAAGGGTGTAATGGACTTTATAGAGAATAAAGTAGAGAGGTTTAAAGAAGAAGGTGGGTTTAAGGTtgtggtggagaatttgaaagaGAGGGTTGAGATTTTGAAAAGGAACAATGAGAATGAGGGTAGTTTGGTAATTTACAACAGTTCGAGTTGGTGTAAATTTCCAGTgcttgagtttgattttgggtGGGGGAAACCTGTGTGGTGTTGTAGTGTGCATATTAATTTGGGGagcaattttatttatttgatggaTACAAAAAATGGTGGTGGAATTGAAGCTTTCGTTACTCTTGTTGAAGATGAGATGAAATTGTTTCAACAAAATCAGGAGCTGCTTCACTATGCTGTGCTTAATCCTACAACAACTCTTATTTCAACTTCAAagctataa
- the LOC123896828 gene encoding BURP domain-containing protein BNM2C-like — MGIKFISWIFLLHLLVILLCSHGDQARELDEQTEKKSLEIHHDIDRRLMVFFTLKDLKVGKIMQIYFPKRDPSTSPKLWPKEKAESLPFSSNQLSYLLKFFSFSQGSPQAMAMEDTLRQCESKPIKGEVIFCATSLESMLEFTQHVVGSNSEVQVLTTFHKTKSSVTFQNYTIVEILMEILPPKTKMVACHSLPYPYAVFYCHSTESEKNRVFRVSLVGENNGDIVEAMAVCHLDTSQWAPNHVSFQILGVTPGSSSVCHFFPAQDFIWIPKFKTQASSTM; from the exons ATGggaataaaatttatatcttgGATCTTCCTTCTTCATCTACTAGTAATACTACTG TGTTCTCATGGCGACCAAGCGAGGGAATTGGATGAACAAACAGAAAAGAAATCATTGGAAATTCATCATGATATTGATCGAAGACTAATGGTGTTCTTCACTTTGAAAGATTTGAAAGTAGGAAAAATAATGCAAATTTATTTTCCAAAGAGAGACCCATCAACTTCTCCTAAGTTATGGCCCAAAGAAAAAGCTGAATCACTTCCTTTTTCATCAAACCAACTCTCATATCTTCTcaaattcttctctttctctcaagGTTCACCTCAAGCCATGGCAATGGAAGACACCTTAAGACAATGTGAGAGTAAACCCATCAAAGGAGAGGTCATATTTTGTGCTACCTCTTTAGAATCTATGCTTGAATTTACACAGCATGTTGTTGGTTCAAATTCTGAAGTCCAAGTTCTTACAACTTTTCACAAAACTAAGTCAAGTGTTACTTTCCAAAATTACACTATAGTAGAAATTCTAATGGAAATTCTACCTCCCAAAACCAAAATGGTGGCTTGTCACAGTTTGCCTTACCCTTATGCTGTTTTTTATTGTCATAGCACAGAAAGTGAGAAGAATAGGGTGTTTAGAGTTTCATTGGTTGGTGAGAATAATGGAGATATCGTGGAAGCTATGGCGGTTTGTCACTTGGATACATCACAATGGGCACCTAATCATGTTTCATTTCAAATTCTTGGGGTTACACCAGGAAGCTCTTCTGTTTGTCACTTTTTCCCAGCTCAGGATTTCATCTGGATACCTAAATTCAAAACACAAGCTTCTTCTACCATGTGA